In the Corynebacterium gerontici genome, one interval contains:
- a CDS encoding carbon starvation CstA family protein has protein sequence MTHTLTRPPNHVEPEALERDHSTWTWKKILLWVAIALLGGVSWVMIAIVRGETVNGIWFVFAAVCSYFIAYRFYAKYIEDKLVRPDDSRATPAEYKEDGKDYMPTDRRVLYGHHFAAIAGAGPLVGPVLAAQMGFLPGTIWIIVGVIFAGAVQDYLVLHFSMRRGGRSLGQMAKDELGTVGGYAAIIATLAIMIIITAILALVVVNALGESPWGVFSVGMTIPIALFMGIYLRYLRPGAVMEVSVIGFVLLIAAIIGGGYVGGSAWGIEHLTLERTTLAWAVIIYGFVAAILPVWLLLAPRDYLSTFMKIGTILLLAIGIVVVRPEITVPALSEFASRDDGPVFTGSLFPFLFVTIACGALSGFHALIASGTTPKLVEKERQTRFIGYGGMLMESFVAIMAFVAALTVDRGIYFAMNAGPGATLGTVEGAAAFVNSLGLTGVNLDPEQLTNTAQAVGEHTIVSRTGGAPTLAVGMAGIMHRMLPGLDLMSFWYHFAIMFEALFILTAVDAGTRVARFMLQDTLGNFIPKFQDTSWRFGVWLTTAIMVAGWGGILVLGVTDPLGGINTFFPLFGIANQLLAAIALAVCLSIAAHKGRVKYLWIIILPLLFDVIVTVVGSYHKIFSSNPKIGYWANHFKAKEALASGAQKYGTATTPDAIEAVIRNTFVQGSLSILFVVLTLIVVGISALRTIQAIRTKKIVDHDDPYVESQIYAPADLVPTHSERELEKQWKQYKEAKARS, from the coding sequence ATGACGCACACCCTCACCCGGCCACCCAACCACGTAGAACCCGAAGCGCTCGAACGCGACCACAGCACCTGGACCTGGAAAAAGATCCTGCTCTGGGTAGCAATCGCGCTACTCGGTGGCGTGTCATGGGTGATGATCGCAATCGTTCGTGGAGAAACCGTCAACGGCATCTGGTTCGTCTTCGCCGCGGTTTGTAGCTATTTCATCGCCTATCGCTTTTACGCCAAGTACATTGAAGACAAGCTGGTGCGCCCAGACGATTCCCGAGCCACCCCCGCGGAGTACAAGGAAGACGGCAAAGACTATATGCCGACTGACCGCCGAGTGCTCTACGGACACCACTTCGCCGCCATCGCAGGCGCAGGCCCGCTGGTTGGCCCCGTGCTCGCAGCGCAGATGGGCTTTTTGCCCGGCACTATCTGGATCATCGTCGGCGTGATTTTTGCTGGTGCGGTGCAGGATTACCTTGTACTGCATTTCTCCATGCGACGCGGCGGCCGCTCCCTGGGCCAGATGGCTAAGGATGAACTGGGCACCGTCGGCGGATATGCAGCCATCATCGCCACGCTTGCCATCATGATCATCATTACGGCCATCTTGGCGCTCGTGGTGGTCAATGCATTGGGCGAATCACCTTGGGGTGTGTTCTCGGTGGGCATGACCATCCCAATTGCGCTGTTTATGGGTATTTACTTGCGCTATCTGCGCCCAGGCGCGGTTATGGAAGTGTCCGTCATCGGCTTTGTGCTGCTGATCGCAGCGATTATTGGCGGTGGCTACGTCGGTGGCTCCGCGTGGGGCATTGAACATCTGACCTTGGAGCGCACCACCTTGGCATGGGCTGTGATTATCTATGGCTTTGTCGCAGCCATCTTGCCTGTGTGGCTGTTGTTGGCACCGCGCGATTACCTCTCTACCTTTATGAAGATCGGCACCATCTTGCTGCTGGCCATCGGCATCGTGGTGGTTCGCCCAGAGATCACCGTGCCTGCGTTGTCTGAGTTCGCCTCCCGCGACGATGGGCCGGTATTCACCGGCTCGCTGTTCCCCTTCCTCTTTGTCACCATCGCCTGCGGTGCGCTTTCAGGATTCCACGCCTTGATTGCCTCCGGTACGACGCCCAAGTTGGTGGAAAAGGAACGCCAGACCCGCTTTATTGGTTACGGCGGCATGCTCATGGAGTCATTCGTGGCCATCATGGCCTTCGTGGCAGCGCTGACGGTGGATCGTGGCATCTACTTCGCTATGAACGCAGGCCCCGGTGCCACCCTTGGCACTGTTGAGGGCGCAGCGGCCTTTGTGAACTCCCTGGGGCTGACGGGCGTCAATCTTGACCCGGAGCAGCTCACGAACACCGCGCAGGCGGTAGGAGAGCACACCATCGTCTCTCGTACTGGCGGTGCTCCCACCCTTGCTGTTGGCATGGCGGGCATCATGCACCGAATGTTGCCGGGCTTGGATCTGATGAGCTTCTGGTATCACTTCGCCATCATGTTTGAAGCGCTCTTCATCTTGACCGCCGTGGATGCGGGTACTCGCGTAGCGCGCTTCATGCTCCAAGACACCTTGGGCAACTTCATCCCCAAATTCCAGGACACATCTTGGCGCTTTGGTGTGTGGCTGACCACCGCGATCATGGTGGCTGGCTGGGGCGGCATCTTGGTGCTTGGCGTCACGGATCCGCTGGGTGGCATTAACACCTTCTTCCCGCTCTTCGGCATCGCGAATCAGCTCCTGGCCGCCATTGCCCTTGCGGTCTGCCTGAGCATCGCCGCGCACAAGGGGCGCGTGAAGTATCTCTGGATCATCATTCTTCCTTTGCTTTTCGACGTCATCGTCACCGTCGTAGGCTCCTACCACAAGATCTTCTCCTCCAACCCGAAGATCGGTTATTGGGCCAACCACTTCAAGGCCAAGGAGGCGCTGGCCTCCGGTGCACAGAAGTACGGCACTGCCACCACGCCCGACGCCATCGAAGCCGTCATTCGCAATACTTTCGTGCAGGGCTCGCTATCGATCCTCTTTGTGGTGCTGACCTTGATTGTGGTTGGCATCTCCGCCTTGCGCACCATCCAGGCGATTCGCACGAAGAAGATCGTGGATCACGATGACCCTTATGTGGAGTCCCAGATCTACGCACCTGCAGACCTTGTGCCCACCCACTCCGAGCGCGAGCTTGAAAAGCAGTGGAAGCAGTACAAAGAGGCAAAGGCGAGGTCATGA
- a CDS encoding YbdD/YjiX family protein, with protein MIKFLKGVMGADKYERYVEFHERSGCTHAPMSRKEFWREHYKEQDRNPGARCC; from the coding sequence ATGATCAAATTCCTCAAAGGCGTGATGGGTGCAGATAAATATGAGCGCTATGTGGAATTCCACGAGCGCTCCGGTTGCACCCATGCGCCAATGAGCCGCAAAGAGTTTTGGCGCGAGCACTACAAGGAACAAGACCGCAACCCAGGGGCGAGGTGTTGTTAG
- a CDS encoding Na+/H+ antiporter NhaC family protein — translation MVEAHPVLTILPPIIAITLAIITRKVLLSLGLGIIAAGILLANFAPGASIANVWNAFAANFYSEGEINTGSIYIMVFLLLLGVITALILMSGGSAAFSDWAASKIKSRRGAQGLAVLLGIAIFIDDYFNALAVGQIAKPVTDKYKVARAKLAYVIDSTSAPVAVLAPFSSWGASIIGLLAPVVAASAYTGSPMQAFLSAAAANYYAIGAVIFVLLVVFFQIDIGSMRREEYRAIAKGETFSAEDEIPGELSEDLPVHDPGKIRALVIPFIVLVVGVVGTMMITGGLEGGSWSLLDMFANTKVNESLIIGGTLGTIAALACYIAVTRQNPDFHAGVLGRGVAGGAKSMMPAIAILLLAWTLGSLIGELGTGNYLASLVEGANVSVNWLIPLMFLIAGFMAFSTGTSWGSFGLLIPIAGEIMVSLNEPDFLVPAIGAVLAGAVLGDHCSPISDTTILSSTGAGCSHIVHVATQLPYALIGGTAALLGYVTLAITSSAGIGLIVTLLSLLAFALIANKMTTTLEHSA, via the coding sequence ATGGTCGAAGCCCACCCGGTGCTAACAATTTTGCCACCGATCATCGCCATTACCTTGGCGATCATTACCCGCAAGGTGCTGTTAAGCCTTGGCCTCGGCATCATTGCCGCCGGCATCCTGCTGGCCAACTTTGCCCCGGGGGCTTCGATTGCCAATGTATGGAATGCCTTTGCCGCCAACTTCTATAGCGAAGGCGAAATCAATACAGGCTCCATTTACATCATGGTGTTCCTCTTGCTCCTTGGCGTGATCACCGCCCTGATCTTGATGAGTGGCGGTTCCGCAGCCTTTTCGGATTGGGCTGCCTCAAAGATCAAAAGCCGCAGGGGAGCCCAGGGCCTTGCAGTGCTGTTGGGCATCGCCATCTTCATTGATGATTACTTCAATGCACTTGCCGTGGGTCAAATTGCCAAGCCTGTGACCGATAAATACAAGGTGGCCCGCGCCAAGCTTGCTTACGTGATCGACTCCACCTCTGCTCCGGTGGCGGTGCTGGCACCCTTTTCCTCTTGGGGCGCATCCATCATCGGCCTGCTCGCCCCAGTGGTAGCGGCCTCGGCCTACACCGGAAGCCCCATGCAGGCCTTCCTCAGCGCCGCTGCCGCGAATTACTACGCCATCGGTGCTGTGATCTTCGTGCTGCTGGTGGTGTTCTTCCAAATCGATATCGGCTCCATGCGCCGCGAGGAATACCGCGCCATTGCCAAGGGCGAAACCTTCTCTGCAGAAGACGAGATCCCCGGCGAGCTCTCCGAGGATCTGCCGGTGCATGATCCAGGCAAGATCCGCGCCCTGGTCATTCCCTTCATCGTCCTCGTCGTAGGCGTGGTTGGCACCATGATGATCACCGGTGGCCTTGAAGGCGGCTCCTGGTCTTTGCTGGACATGTTTGCCAACACCAAGGTCAATGAGTCGCTGATCATCGGCGGCACCTTGGGCACCATCGCGGCACTGGCCTGCTACATCGCCGTAACCCGCCAGAACCCCGATTTCCACGCAGGTGTGCTCGGACGCGGCGTTGCAGGTGGCGCAAAGTCCATGATGCCCGCCATTGCCATCTTGTTGCTGGCATGGACCTTGGGCAGCCTCATCGGAGAGCTCGGCACCGGCAACTACCTGGCCTCCCTGGTAGAAGGGGCAAATGTTTCGGTGAACTGGCTGATTCCTCTGATGTTCCTCATCGCAGGCTTCATGGCCTTTTCCACGGGCACATCCTGGGGCTCCTTCGGCCTGCTCATTCCCATCGCAGGTGAGATCATGGTCTCGCTGAATGAGCCAGACTTCCTCGTGCCCGCCATCGGTGCCGTGCTCGCAGGCGCGGTGCTGGGCGATCACTGCTCACCGATTTCCGATACCACCATCTTGTCGTCCACCGGTGCTGGCTGCTCGCACATCGTTCACGTGGCAACCCAGTTGCCCTACGCCCTCATCGGTGGCACCGCGGCGCTGCTTGGTTATGTCACGCTGGCGATCACTTCCTCTGCTGGCATTGGGCTCATCGTCACCCTGCTGAGCCTGCTGGCCTTCGCGCTGATTGCCAATAAGATGACCACCACGCTGGAGCATTCCGCTTGA
- a CDS encoding alpha/beta fold hydrolase, with amino-acid sequence MHHHHKIPVVLLPGLAIPASAWDELRSFLPHSYAFDRLGSGQAFHLEDQVLSLLQQMDAHGIERAKLVAHSMASFIGEAACRLHPERFTRLILVDGSYEERRKACLHVPIEKLIPHATLRAIVQEWRSYSFWANELREIQRSHPLRTRTVVIAAYACRPGRWVRKLRRQAQQLSALFVPMQGSHRLMLDRPEAIAALIREDPPQAQRHDGYAL; translated from the coding sequence ATGCATCATCACCATAAGATCCCCGTAGTCTTACTCCCCGGGCTGGCCATCCCTGCAAGCGCATGGGACGAGCTTCGAAGCTTTTTGCCGCACTCCTATGCCTTTGATCGCCTTGGCTCCGGGCAAGCATTTCATCTAGAAGATCAGGTTCTATCGCTACTGCAACAGATGGATGCGCACGGCATCGAACGCGCAAAGCTTGTGGCGCACTCGATGGCTTCATTTATCGGCGAAGCCGCCTGCCGCCTGCACCCCGAACGCTTTACTCGATTGATCTTGGTGGATGGGAGCTACGAGGAGCGTCGAAAAGCGTGTTTGCACGTACCTATTGAAAAACTCATCCCCCATGCCACCTTGCGCGCAATCGTGCAGGAGTGGCGATCCTATTCCTTTTGGGCCAATGAGTTACGCGAGATACAGCGCAGCCACCCATTACGCACCCGAACCGTAGTCATTGCCGCATACGCTTGCAGGCCGGGGCGCTGGGTGCGGAAACTTCGCCGCCAAGCCCAGCAATTATCGGCGCTCTTTGTGCCTATGCAGGGATCGCACCGCTTGATGCTTGATCGGCCCGAAGCCATCGCTGCGCTCATACGCGAAGATCCACCACAGGCTCAGCGCCATGATGGATACGCGCTGTAA
- the dcd gene encoding dCTP deaminase, with protein MLYSDHDIKEAIDAGDLKIEPFAPELIQPSSVDVRMDRFFRVFNNSRYTHIDPKQQQDELTSLVEVAEDEPFVLHPGEFVLGSTLEKFTLPAHMAGRLEGKSSLGRLGLLTHSTAGFIDPGFSGYITLELSNVANLPITLWPGMKVGQLALFKMTSPAEVPYGSGALGSKYQGQRGPTPSKAYLNFR; from the coding sequence GTGCTGTATTCCGACCACGACATCAAAGAGGCCATCGATGCCGGTGACCTCAAAATTGAGCCCTTTGCCCCCGAGCTGATCCAGCCTTCTTCGGTGGATGTGCGCATGGACCGCTTCTTCCGCGTGTTCAATAATTCGCGTTATACCCACATCGATCCGAAGCAGCAGCAAGATGAGCTGACCAGTTTGGTTGAGGTGGCCGAAGATGAACCCTTCGTGCTGCACCCTGGTGAGTTTGTGCTTGGTTCCACGCTGGAGAAGTTCACCTTGCCTGCTCATATGGCAGGCAGGCTTGAGGGGAAGTCTTCTTTGGGGCGTCTTGGTTTGCTTACGCACTCAACTGCGGGATTCATCGACCCCGGCTTCTCCGGCTACATCACTTTGGAGCTTTCCAATGTGGCAAATCTGCCTATCACTTTGTGGCCGGGCATGAAGGTTGGACAGCTCGCGCTGTTTAAGATGACGAGCCCGGCCGAGGTTCCTTATGGTTCTGGGGCTTTGGGCTCGAAGTATCAGGGGCAACGAGGCCCGACACCGAGCAAGGCTTACTTGAACTTTAGGTAA
- a CDS encoding UDP-glucose dehydrogenase family protein — MRISVIGCGYLGATHAACLAALGHEVVGIDVEEAKIQTLRSGKAPFYEPGLNELLQKNNERLRWSTELADAASCSIHFLAVGTPQGQQGLDLSALESVVRGLAGVLQGEDHLIVGKSTVPPGTAAHLESLCDIEVAWNPEFLRETRGVEDTLRPSRIVIGARTARADQLLRELWAVPIGRGCPVVSCDRETAEMVKLASNAFLATKLSFINAIGNVCVEVGADTSTLAKAMGLDPRIGQKFMHAGLGFGGGCLPKDIRGLGHIAEEVGATSAVGLLRHVDAVNARQRQRAIEGLGDVRGKRVAVLGTAFKAGTDDTRDSPAIDVASQIKAAGGTPCSYDPMAPCDVDKLEAALRGAHGVVIATEWREFAMIDPAWARGLVVEPLVVDARGVLDKGAWQAAGWKVVRLA; from the coding sequence ATGCGAATCAGCGTCATTGGATGCGGTTACCTTGGAGCTACACATGCGGCCTGTTTGGCGGCGTTGGGCCATGAGGTGGTCGGCATCGATGTCGAAGAAGCAAAAATTCAGACTCTTCGATCCGGAAAAGCGCCCTTTTATGAACCCGGCTTGAACGAGTTGTTACAGAAAAACAACGAGAGGCTGCGTTGGAGCACTGAGCTTGCCGACGCAGCCTCTTGCTCTATCCACTTCCTCGCTGTAGGAACCCCCCAAGGCCAACAAGGCCTCGACCTGAGCGCCCTCGAATCAGTGGTGCGTGGGCTTGCAGGGGTACTGCAGGGTGAGGATCACTTGATCGTTGGCAAATCCACCGTGCCGCCCGGCACCGCGGCGCACTTGGAATCGCTATGCGATATTGAAGTGGCTTGGAATCCTGAGTTTTTAAGGGAAACCCGCGGCGTGGAAGATACGCTGCGACCAAGCCGCATCGTCATCGGTGCCCGCACTGCCCGAGCAGATCAGCTCCTGCGTGAACTGTGGGCCGTGCCCATTGGGCGTGGCTGCCCTGTAGTTTCGTGTGATCGCGAAACAGCAGAGATGGTTAAGCTGGCCTCCAACGCTTTCCTGGCCACCAAGCTGAGCTTTATTAATGCCATCGGAAACGTGTGTGTAGAAGTAGGCGCGGATACCTCCACTTTGGCCAAGGCCATGGGCTTGGATCCTCGTATTGGCCAGAAGTTTATGCACGCCGGCTTGGGCTTTGGTGGGGGATGCTTGCCAAAGGATATTCGTGGCCTTGGACATATTGCCGAAGAAGTGGGCGCCACCTCTGCTGTGGGGTTGCTACGCCATGTAGATGCAGTCAATGCTCGCCAGCGCCAGCGCGCCATCGAAGGTTTAGGCGATGTGCGCGGCAAGCGTGTGGCAGTGCTTGGCACCGCGTTTAAGGCGGGCACCGACGATACTCGCGATTCGCCAGCAATTGATGTGGCTTCGCAGATCAAAGCAGCCGGTGGCACACCATGTAGTTATGATCCGATGGCACCGTGTGACGTCGACAAGCTCGAAGCAGCCCTACGCGGTGCGCATGGTGTGGTCATAGCAACTGAGTGGCGAGAATTTGCCATGATTGATCCGGCGTGGGCCAGGGGGCTTGTGGTGGAACCACTGGTGGTGGATGCTCGCGGAGTGCTGGATAAAGGCGCCTGGCAAGCCGCCGGGTGGAAGGTGGTCAGACTCGCCTGA
- a CDS encoding sodium-dependent transporter, producing the protein MSKARETFAGRSMFIFAAIGSAIGLGNIWRFPYISYDNGGGAFLFPYVIALLTAGVPVLILDYVLGHRFRGSAPLVWRRFSKRTEAVGWVQVGITFIIAVYYCVILAWAAMYTWYSFKLSWGEDPNAFFFEQYLHADTTSLNSTEVIWPIFIVLGVVWLALTAVMAMGVRKGMGLLSQISVPVLILLFLILVVRALFLPGASVGLEAFFTPDWSALFNPQVWMAAYGQIFYSLAIAFGIMMTQASYLKRRSDISGLGAVVGLSNSAFEVLAGIGVFATLGFMAASQGSAVDEVVSSGIGLAFVAFPTIINAMPGGPFFGVLFFGSLFLAGFTSLVTIVEVVVAGIQEKLHLGRRRASVLVCIACAIPSMVFFPVTTGLATLDIVDKFVNVVGIVFIALVSIVLIGWILKRLPELRAHVNAVSSIRLGRWWDLSLMVITPIVLGTTFVLEVATLLSEGYEGYPSGKVLIFGWGLAIFLYGGALIMSKIPWPKGTIVDGPPQGDFGVPLTGKGAPFGQHLDNPYESLNERRARLERK; encoded by the coding sequence GTGTCTAAAGCACGTGAAACCTTCGCCGGACGTTCCATGTTCATCTTCGCCGCCATCGGCTCGGCGATTGGACTCGGCAACATCTGGCGATTCCCCTATATCTCATACGATAACGGCGGCGGCGCCTTCCTCTTTCCCTACGTCATCGCCCTGCTGACTGCTGGTGTGCCGGTGCTCATCCTCGACTACGTACTTGGGCACCGTTTTCGCGGCTCGGCGCCACTTGTCTGGCGTCGATTTTCCAAGCGCACAGAAGCAGTGGGTTGGGTGCAGGTAGGCATTACCTTCATCATCGCCGTGTACTACTGCGTGATCCTCGCGTGGGCTGCCATGTACACCTGGTACTCCTTCAAGCTGAGCTGGGGTGAAGATCCCAACGCCTTCTTCTTCGAGCAGTACCTCCACGCCGATACCACCTCCCTGAACTCCACTGAGGTGATCTGGCCAATCTTCATCGTGCTTGGCGTTGTATGGCTTGCACTCACCGCCGTGATGGCGATGGGCGTGCGCAAAGGCATGGGTTTGCTTTCTCAAATCTCCGTGCCGGTGCTGATTCTGCTCTTCTTAATTCTTGTGGTGCGTGCCTTGTTCCTCCCCGGTGCCTCCGTGGGCCTAGAGGCATTTTTCACCCCCGATTGGTCGGCGCTGTTTAACCCGCAGGTATGGATGGCCGCCTATGGCCAGATCTTCTACTCGCTGGCCATCGCCTTCGGCATCATGATGACGCAGGCCTCCTACCTCAAGCGCCGCTCAGATATCTCCGGCCTTGGCGCAGTCGTTGGGCTTTCCAATTCTGCCTTCGAGGTGCTCGCCGGCATCGGCGTGTTCGCCACCTTGGGCTTTATGGCCGCAAGCCAGGGAAGCGCGGTAGATGAGGTTGTCAGCTCCGGCATTGGCCTGGCCTTTGTGGCCTTCCCAACCATCATCAACGCGATGCCAGGTGGCCCCTTCTTCGGCGTGCTGTTCTTCGGCTCACTCTTCCTCGCTGGTTTCACCTCACTGGTCACCATCGTGGAAGTAGTCGTTGCTGGCATCCAAGAAAAGCTCCACCTGGGTCGCCGCCGCGCATCGGTGCTCGTGTGCATTGCCTGCGCCATTCCGTCCATGGTGTTCTTCCCCGTCACCACCGGCCTTGCCACCTTGGACATTGTGGATAAGTTCGTCAACGTGGTGGGCATCGTCTTCATCGCGCTGGTGTCCATTGTGCTGATCGGCTGGATACTCAAGCGCCTGCCTGAGCTGCGCGCCCACGTCAATGCCGTTAGCTCCATCCGCCTTGGTCGCTGGTGGGATCTCTCGCTGATGGTGATTACTCCCATCGTGCTGGGTACCACCTTCGTGCTGGAGGTAGCCACGTTGCTCAGCGAAGGCTATGAGGGCTATCCAAGTGGCAAGGTCCTGATCTTTGGCTGGGGCTTGGCTATCTTCCTCTACGGCGGGGCACTGATTATGTCGAAGATTCCGTGGCCAAAGGGCACCATCGTCGATGGTCCGCCGCAGGGAGACTTCGGTGTTCCTCTAACGGGTAAGGGCGCGCCTTTTGGCCAGCATCTGGATAACCCCTATGAGTCTTTGAATGAGCGTCGAGCACGATTGGAGCGCAAGTAA
- a CDS encoding methionine/alanine import family NSS transporter small subunit, which yields MSTTTIVVMVLYLAVVWGLLLVAAIHLARTDDEAIGTLGAADLDDLPQYTRT from the coding sequence ATGTCGACAACAACAATCGTGGTGATGGTGCTCTACCTCGCAGTGGTGTGGGGTTTGCTGCTGGTTGCTGCAATCCACTTGGCTCGCACTGATGACGAGGCGATTGGAACACTAGGCGCCGCTGATCTTGATGATCTCCCCCAATACACACGCACATAA
- a CDS encoding YibE/F family protein, whose translation MSKSLPQRLLIIFLLCCTLGTAIGLAVFWPRTAPEVAPSFSQTFSLGQKLVDATVVAVTEGSCTSDQVGQRFSTSPRHIPGQDTNCTWVIAELADGDRTLILNTGTPGEPDLEAGQRILLNEQLAFVDFKRDTPLLLWALLTIAAVSALALWRGVRAIIGLVMAMAVVAIFTLPALANGTNPAAVALLSGSVILLLAVFFVHGMNWKSASALAGTLTALCVAAALAQLSLQHTHVRGLGQEDNLQVLLYLPQVSIQGLMLCGFIIGALGVLNDVTIAQASTVQELSSLDPKARPLRLFFGAMKVGQDHIASMMYTLVLTYTGASLPLLLLLSLSERSLSQTLTSDVMATELLRSAIGILALTLAVPITTLIAAWTTPQEHEAPRHARHRARP comes from the coding sequence ATGAGCAAGTCCCTACCCCAGCGCTTGCTCATCATCTTTCTTCTTTGCTGCACGCTCGGCACCGCGATTGGCCTCGCCGTATTTTGGCCACGCACGGCCCCCGAAGTTGCCCCGAGCTTTAGTCAAACATTCAGCCTTGGGCAAAAGCTTGTCGACGCCACCGTCGTCGCCGTCACCGAGGGCAGTTGCACCAGCGATCAGGTGGGTCAGCGTTTTAGTACCTCCCCGCGCCACATTCCAGGCCAAGACACCAATTGCACCTGGGTCATTGCCGAGCTCGCAGACGGCGACAGAACCTTAATCCTTAACACCGGAACCCCCGGCGAGCCGGATCTTGAAGCAGGCCAACGCATCTTGCTCAATGAGCAACTCGCGTTTGTGGATTTCAAACGTGATACCCCGCTGTTGCTGTGGGCGCTGCTGACCATCGCCGCTGTCAGTGCCCTTGCGTTATGGCGAGGGGTGCGCGCAATCATTGGCCTGGTCATGGCAATGGCGGTGGTGGCGATCTTCACCCTGCCAGCGCTTGCCAATGGCACCAATCCGGCAGCCGTGGCGTTACTCAGCGGCTCAGTGATCCTCCTGCTAGCCGTTTTCTTTGTGCACGGCATGAATTGGAAAAGCGCTTCCGCATTAGCAGGAACGTTGACCGCCCTGTGCGTTGCCGCAGCCCTGGCGCAGCTTTCACTCCAACACACGCATGTTCGCGGCTTGGGCCAGGAGGATAACCTCCAAGTCCTGCTGTATTTGCCGCAAGTATCTATTCAGGGGCTCATGCTGTGCGGTTTTATTATCGGCGCCTTGGGAGTGCTCAATGACGTGACTATTGCGCAGGCATCCACGGTGCAAGAACTCTCCTCCCTAGACCCCAAGGCACGTCCCCTGCGCCTTTTCTTTGGCGCCATGAAGGTGGGGCAAGACCATATCGCCTCCATGATGTACACCTTGGTTCTGACTTACACCGGCGCTTCCTTGCCGCTGCTGCTACTTCTCAGCCTTTCTGAACGATCCCTGTCTCAGACACTCACCAGCGACGTCATGGCCACCGAGTTGCTGCGTTCAGCCATCGGCATCTTGGCGCTCACGCTTGCCGTCCCCATCACCACCTTGATTGCCGCTTGGACTACGCCCCAAGAGCACGAAGCCCCTCGCCACGCGCGGCATAGGGCTAGGCCATAG
- a CDS encoding pyridoxal phosphate-dependent aminotransferase, protein MSSNENQRRKRRTFDQSEKLKDVLYEIRGPVTAEAERMELDGHRILKLNTGNPAVFGFEAPDVIMRDMIAALPTSQGYSTSKGIIPARRAIVTRYEVIPGFPSFDVEDVYLGNGVSELISMTTQALLNDGDEVLIPKPDYPLWTAATSLAGGKPVHYLCDEEDNWNPSIEDIKSKVNENTKAIVVINPNNPTGAVYSREVLQQIVNVAREHDLLILADEIYDRILYDDAEHISIASLAPDLLCITYNGLSKAYRVAGYRAGWMVVTGPKQYARGFIEGLDLLAGTRLCPNVPAQHAIQVALGGRQSIYDLTSAKGRLTEQRNVAYEKLNQIPGISCVKPMGALYAFPKIDLNYYDIHDDGQLMLDLLRAEKILMVQGTGFNWDKPDHFRVVTLPWASELSEAMDRLGNFLADYKQ, encoded by the coding sequence ATGAGCAGCAACGAGAACCAGCGCCGCAAGCGTCGCACCTTCGATCAGTCTGAAAAGCTCAAGGATGTTCTGTATGAAATCCGTGGACCAGTGACGGCGGAGGCAGAGCGCATGGAGCTCGACGGGCACCGCATTTTGAAGCTCAACACCGGCAATCCTGCCGTGTTCGGTTTTGAGGCACCCGATGTGATCATGCGCGACATGATCGCCGCCCTGCCCACTTCCCAGGGCTATTCCACATCTAAGGGCATCATTCCTGCACGCCGCGCCATCGTCACCCGCTACGAAGTGATCCCCGGTTTCCCCTCCTTCGACGTGGAGGACGTGTACCTGGGCAACGGTGTGTCTGAGCTGATCTCCATGACTACCCAAGCCTTGCTCAATGATGGAGACGAGGTGCTCATCCCCAAGCCGGACTATCCCCTGTGGACGGCCGCCACCTCGCTGGCCGGTGGTAAGCCGGTGCATTATCTCTGCGATGAGGAGGATAACTGGAACCCCTCCATCGAGGATATTAAGTCCAAGGTGAATGAGAACACCAAGGCCATCGTGGTGATTAACCCCAACAACCCCACGGGTGCAGTTTATTCACGCGAAGTGCTGCAACAGATCGTGAATGTGGCCCGCGAGCATGACCTGCTCATCCTCGCCGATGAGATCTACGATCGCATCCTTTATGACGATGCCGAGCACATCTCGATCGCCAGCCTGGCGCCCGACCTGCTGTGCATCACCTACAACGGCTTGTCCAAGGCCTACCGCGTGGCTGGTTATCGCGCCGGCTGGATGGTGGTGACCGGCCCTAAGCAGTATGCACGCGGTTTTATTGAAGGCTTGGACTTGCTCGCCGGTACTCGCCTGTGCCCCAATGTTCCAGCTCAACACGCTATCCAGGTGGCACTGGGTGGTAGGCAGTCGATTTATGATCTGACCTCCGCGAAAGGCCGCCTGACCGAGCAGCGCAACGTGGCGTATGAAAAGTTGAACCAAATTCCGGGCATTAGCTGCGTGAAGCCTATGGGCGCACTGTACGCCTTCCCGAAAATCGATCTCAACTACTATGATATCCATGACGACGGCCAGCTCATGCTGGACCTGTTGCGCGCCGAAAAGATCCTCATGGTGCAAGGCACCGGCTTCAACTGGGATAAGCCCGACCACTTCCGCGTGGTCACACTCCCCTGGGCCTCCGAGCTTTCCGAGGCCATGGATCGCCTTGGCAACTTCCTCGCCGACTATAAGCAATAA